Part of the Ursus arctos isolate Adak ecotype North America unplaced genomic scaffold, UrsArc2.0 scaffold_1, whole genome shotgun sequence genome, cacttaactgattgagccacccaggtgcccttggaatATCTGCTTTTGTTCTCAAAAAAAGATTGTTGAATCACTGGCATTCATGTTGGGAGTTAGAACTTTTCCCTTGCCACAGGATCTTGAGATGTTGCCTTGCTTTCCAGCATTCTCCCAGCATGAGAGATTAACCCTGGAGTTTAACAGGGCTATTTGTTGCTTCATAAACTGCTGCTGCGTATTTAATCCTACACATCCCTTGAAATTGTAGACTCTTTAAGCTGAAAGTGACttagaaaggagaaaatttaGAGAATGAGAGATTGATggatcaatttctttcttttttttttttttaagattttatttatttatttgtcagggagagagagtgcacacaagcagggggaatggcaggcagagggagaagcaggctcccggctgagcaaggagcctgatggggaacttgatcctaggaccctgggatcatgacctgagctgaaggcagacacttaaccgactgaaccacccgggtgtCCCagatcaatttcttttttcaaatatcaaaacaattttttttctctcacaagGTGGAGAACTATCCAGAAACAAGCATTGTAGGTGCTAAAAGAACACAAAGGTGAATGAGACTCTAGATCAAGGGGCTTACATTTAATAGTAGCAATAATAATGGTAGCTgacactgagcacttactatgtgccaggcactgggctaagcacTTTACATCTGTTAATTTATATGATCCTCTCAGCAGCCCTACaatatggttatttttattttcttcattttggagaTAAGCAGCAGAGGCACAAACAGGTTAGTCACCTTGCCCAGGTTACTAGCCAGTAAGTGATAAAGGGTCATAGAGGAGGCAGTACCTGGCCTGGGAGTACTTGGCTGAGATaagatataaacataaatacctaaaatagaaaacagaaataagaatacCAATAAAATGTTGTAGGTACTTAGAGTCCGTTACCCACTAAAGAGTTAGTTAACCACTAAGTGGACTCTTGGGCATATTACAGGCATTTGAAGATGTGTCCTTTTTGTGGAGGTGGTAAGGGGTGACACTGTAAATTGTTTTCTCAGTCTCAGATCATGTGAAAAATGCCCCAGATTAACACACGTTTACTTCACAGGCTGTTGTTCCTGGACCAGCAGAACATCCCCTGCAGTACAACTACACCTTCTGGTACTCCCGGAGAACCCCTGGCCGTCCCACCAGTTCACAGAGCTATGAACAGAATATCAAACAGATTGGCACCTTTGCCTCTGTAAGTACTTACTGGTTTAATGTAGTGAGCCTTGGTAGTACATTCATGCCTATACTTACCtcattgtgtttatttactttcctGGTAACCTATTTAGGACTCTGGTTTCCTTATTTGACCTGAGTCCCTAAGGTTAGGTTTGTTCGTCTTAGATTTCTCATTAGACATCCATAGATAACATACATAGGTATCAAGAAGTATGTGAATTGTCAAATTGACCGTAAGGggacaatataaaaatacaggtttGTTTAAGTAGGTATGCATTGTGTCCTTATTATGTGCAAAGTGTCATGGAGGATAAAAGATTTTATAATAcattgtatctatttttatgAAGCTTGACTGTAAAGTCAAGAGTAAAATTGAAAAGTTTCTCTTATACTAAGAATCTCCTATTAACGGGTCACCTGgctggtagagcatgggactcttaatcttgggggcataaagcttacttaaaaaaagaaaaaggaacctccCATTAGGGTTTTGGATATGTTAGTAACTGTACATAAAGTAGCATCTTTTTCCTACgttcagaaagaaaatgaaatcctaATAATTGGTTTTGTAGGTACTGTCAGAGTCAGAAATAGCCCTCGCTGTGTCTTATCTCCCTCACAGGTGGCTAGGTTTGTGTACCCTGAAAACTGTCTGCAACTAACACCAGTCTTgttcaacaaaaatttttatGCACTTCCTATGTGCTGTACATTTGATCTCTGGGCAGAATCAAATGCAGGATTTGTTATTTACTTGAAATTGTGGAggttttttcccatttaaaatgtggacactgggggcgcctgggtagcgcagtcgttaaagcgtctgccttccgctcagggcgtgatcccggcgttccgggatcgagccccacatcgggcttctccgctgggagcctgcttcttcctctcccactccccctgcttgtgttccctctctcactggctgtctctctgtcaaataaataaataaaatattaaaaaaataaaaataaaaaaaaataaaatgtggacaCTGGAAAAGGAAAGTATAACAGACAGTAAGCATTACAATAAATTGGTAAAGAAGGAAGACACAGTAATAGGCACTTGATGTAATTTCCTTTGATCATATAATAACCCTGTTAGATCAGTgatattatctgtattttacaaGCGAGGAAAGTGAGACTTGGGTTAAATATCTGATCAAAGTGTCAAGTCAGTCATAATCTACTTGAAGTGGAGGAGCCAGGATTAAAACTCTGGTTGGGTAGGCTGTAAAAGCTATATCCCAAAGCCCATACATACTCTTTCATTCACTCTTCCATTACACCAAAGTGCAAGTCAAGTGtctctaatatttttaatgttatttctaGCAAACTATCCATTTGTTACTAatcagtgtgtatgtgtatatatatacatatctggTAATCAGATTATCTGATTACTCTGCTGAGTTGTTGATATAATTTTAGCCCAAAGCAAGGATTTGTTTTAGTCTTTAGTGcttccttattttttacttttttttttttttttttttttttaagtaggctccatgcccagcatggggctcaaagtcatgacctgagattaagagttgcatgctccaccaactgaaccagccaggtggcctgcctgtgctcccttATTACTGGTAGATGTAGGCTGTTTTGTAATACTAAAAATAGCTTGTGCACTGGGCGCATATTTggttcaagaaatgtttgttgaatgaattcacTAACAGTTCTAAAATGAATTAAGACCTTGCCCTTAGAGAAGTAAGTCATTCCCAGGGATTTTAATACAGGTAGACAGTGAGAAGTGCTATAGGGAAGGCATAGCTAAAGTGCTCTTGAAGTTCAGAGGAAAGAAGGGATTAATTCCAACTTGGGGAAAGCCTCTTTGGAGTAGATGggcttaaaattaaatttaaggagtcctggctggctcattcagaagaacttgtgacccttgatctcctgggtatgagttcgagccccacattaggtgtagagattactaagaaaatgaataaataacttaaaatatgtatatataaaattgaacTTAAAAATTTGAACAGGAGATATGAAAAGAACAGAATTGTTGGTAAAGGGAATAATAGAAATACACTTTTGAAAATATCAGTGCATTCCTAACATTCCTGAATCTATCACAAAAATGTTGATGACCTGCCATTTGGGAATGTTAGACATTACAGGGAAGGTAGCTGCCCATTATGTTCAGAACAGCTGGATGAGCACTCAGAGGGTCAGAGAAGACTGAACTAgggtggagaaggagaggagtTTTCATTCAGGCTTCTGTTTAGTTATTTGGGGGTAATTGTGAATATTTCTagcatgtttcttttccttttaggaaaGGTAGATGTGAATTTACTGAGCTTGTGCacaaagggttttcttttctttttttaagattttattttattagtgtgcacacaagttggggggagaggggtagagggagaggcagagtccctactgaacagggagcccaacatggggctccatatgcgggactcaatcccaggaccccaagatcacaacccgagccaaaggcaaacacttaaccgactgagccacccaggcgcctctcttttcttttcttctggcaTAAATGTTGAGTTGACTAGAGCAAcatcatcagcatcatctggcATGTCATTCTTCCAGATTCAGTGGATGTGTGACCACAGTGTTTAAAGTTGGCTGTCAATGTAATTCAAGGCATTAGAAAATGTCTTACAATATTAGGTTCTTCACAGAGAAGTAATCACATTGTGGAACCTTTTATCAAATCCAAAGCAGTATTTCTCAATGCTCCTTAATCCTAATATTTGACCATATTTAAAAGTTCTTGAAGGCAGGGTGACTAAGAAGGCAGTGTCTTAAAATGGGAGAGCAGTGGACTTGGGGATCACGTGGCTTATCTGCTGTGGTGCTAGACTCAGGGCACGGCCACTTCTGAAACtattttctcaactataaaatgaggaaggtaattgagattatttcttttttcaaagattttattttagagagagagagagtgtgtgctagtggggggagagggagaggagaagcagactccctgctgagtgcagaggccgatatagggtttgatcccaggacccaagaccatgatctgagctgaaaccatgagtcagacgctcaaccgactgagccacccaggagcccggaGATTATTTCTGAAGTCTTTTGTGCAGCTCACATTTGGAgtctgaacatttattttttggtttcagTGAGGAGTTTCAAAAACCAAAATTGcctaaagagaaggaagaaaaaaatcttttaaagcctAATAATACTTCTCAAATTGTTTACTTCATCTCTCTTGTGATTTGGATATAAGGTTGTGACTATGAGATTCTGTAGTCTGGCTATAAAATTGGAAGAGACCAAACTGCTAATAAAGCAATGCTTGATCGGGGAGTTGGGGGTGGCTGGTAAACTTCTCCCtaaacacccccacccccaattcctaATTCGCAATGAGCTACAGGTTCTAGTGGGTGTATTTTGTTTCTTCCCACTGTGTCAGAGTGGAAAAAGGATTGCTCGTTTAATACATACGGCCACTTACTGTCCCCAGTTGCTGTATACGATTAAACATAGCGGTTGTTGAGATGAGACACTGCTTCGGAATCCTATGAATGGCATTCGTTCCTGACTTCTTTATAACAGGAGACAGTTCCCATGTTCCTGTTCTAGAGGAACTGGGGGAACAGCCGCTTCATAAAGTGTAAGGTCTCCTTCTTAGTTGCTGGATAATCCATATCTAGAAGTATGATCTGAATCTCTGTCTACTCAATACCTGTTTTCAGCTACGTTATAATGTCTTCCTGGGTGTTTGTTTAGAGCCACCTCATTGGCGTGTTGGCAAATACCAACTGTCTTCACACTAttccatgttttttctttcttcctaaagtGTGCCTCTTCACTAACCGGTACTTTGTAGGTGTCCCCTGTGAGTTACAAAGGATTAGGGAAACGAGGTCTCTTTATCCTGGCACTACTGAGAGACATGGGAATAGCTTGAGTAGAAGAAGTAAGCATGCATCTGATAGAGAAATATGTCTAGTTTTCTAACAGGATTGTGAAGGAGAGGCAAGGAGAAACATAAATTTTCTAGCTAAGAAGAGGGACTTAAACCCCAAATAAGAGAGGCTGAGTTCTGTTGGTTTTGGCTTGTCCCGGCTTTATCAAGGGCACCGTGGTTGAGAGTAATGCATGTGGTTGATCCTATCACTTGTGCTCAATAACCAAACAGAACTAAAATGTATTCATTGTAGTTAATGCTGTATCTGCCAATAAACGGTCTTTGATTGAGAAGTGATGAAACTTCATGGGGATGTGacgtacagcatgatgactatagttaataatactgtattttttaaaaagtgatttggttctaaaaaaaaatacattcaggCTGAGGTTATGTGGCACTTAATATACCTGAAGACTAAAACGGTTCCACTGTGTTgggatacctggctggctcaggcggtAGAGTGCAacactcttttttatttcttttttttaagattttatttactcacttgacagagcacaagtagggggagcagcagagggagagggagaagcaggccctcggctgagcagggagcctgatgcggcgctcaatcccaggaccctgggatcatgacctgagccaaaggcagatgcttaacggactgagccacctaggggccctGAGtgtgagactcttaatctcagggtcaggagttcaggcctcacgttgggcatagagccttcttaagaaaaataaataaattgaaagggTTCCACTGTGTAAAACAGGGTCCTCTTAGAGCATGCAGTGATTATCCTGGGGCTTCCATAACTAGGGCTCCTGGCTGAGGCTGGCATTTTTCACCTAGAGTTTATTCTTGTATCAACAATATTATGTTTTTCTCTACTTCCCATACAACATGCCTTCCTTCGCACATACTTCCCCAAATGAAAATGTATCCTCCAAAAAGTAGGGTCTTAGCGGAGTGTCTTCCATGTTTATGTTCTTCTCTTAAGTGTCATACtcattcagagaaaaagaaaagacacgtCTTTTGTGCTCTGGGGCCTTCTCTGTACAGGTGGAGCAGTTCTGGAGGTTTTATAGCCACATGGTACGTCCCGGGGACCTGACAGGCCACAGTGACTTCCATCTCTTCAAAGAAGGAATTAAACCTATGTGGGAGGTAAGCACAGATGACCTCAGACTGCTTTTCTGagtgtttgggggttttttttagcCCTGCTAAGGTTAGAAGTATTTAAAGTCTCTCAAAGTTGCATCCCTGTTTGGTACATCCTTGGAGCCAGGACCTCTGGGAAAAGGCACTGATGTCATTGCTTGTCTGTGtgtttacaaagatttttttatcaGTAACATGGTATTACAACAACActaaaggacttttttttaaattacccttACTCCCATCaaaatggggtgtgtgtgtgtgctgtgatATACTATTATAGTGTATGTGTGATTGAAGGTGGGTAAAAAGTAAGCTTACTTACAGGCAGTAGCTGCAGACCGAGAGGTGAGCTCTGTGTTCTCTTTGCTGTAATCCATCTTCTGTTCTGATGCCAGGgcattttttttagaagacaaaggtgaacacacaacacacacccaACTATAGGCCCTACAGAACTCTGCGTTGCTCACATGATCTTGCACTCACTCACCCGTAGGCCTTCCCTTCAGTGCAGCTAGCCTTCCTCTTTGCATATCTCCCTAACCCAGAGTCCCAGTTTGTACACAGACATGTTTTTCTCTACGCCTGCAGAGCCCTTTCACTTGCTTTACCTGCCTAACTCTACATTCCTCAAGACCCAGCgtaaatgtttcttcttcttgaGTGTTTCTGTCTTGTTCTTGTTTAATTTAGTATATCTCTGTTACAGCAACACTTGTCAGACTGTGCTGCTGCGATTAATTTTCTTGGCTGTCTCTAGCCTGGATTTGGTAGAAAGTGTGGCTTCACGTCTGTGTGCTTGAGACATAGTAACACTCTAAACTTTTAGTGACTGAAGCGGGGAATGATCTGTGTTTGAAATCTGATATCACTTCATTTTGATTCTTAAAGTAGTTCGAGAAAAAgaggattatttttaaagggtCAGTTTAGCCATTCATTGTTATGGCTTGTACCAAGGAGTCccaccttgtttttctttttttcccatttcttgtcTCCCTACTCCTACTGCCATTTTTTCCTATGAAGTTCAATAACTGGAAAGTGACAAGACGTCTTAAGTGTTCAAGGGATCCTTGCTTTTTCCCTGCCTTCATACAAAAGTAAAAGACCTGCAAaaccacattttaattttactgctttctcTCTTGTACAGGACGATGCAAATAAAAATGGTGGCAAATGGATTATTCGGCTGCGGAAGGGCTTGGCATCCCGTTGCTGGGAGAATCTTATCCTGGCCATGTTGGGGGAACAGTTCATGGTTGGGGAGGAGATCTGTGGGGCTGTGGTCTCTGTCCGGTTTCAGGTAAGCCACCCCATGGGCAGGTCTGGTTTcttgtattgcctttgctttcCTCACTGCCTCCGGTGTGCTTTGACGattccttctgttcctcctgTAGGAGGACATTATTTCAATATGGAATAAGACTGCCAGTGACCAAGCAACCACAGCCCGAATCCGGGATACGCTTCGGCGAGTGCTTAACCTACCTCCCAACACCATTATGGAGTACAAAACCCACACCGACAGCATCAAGTACGTGTTGGGGGTGCTTGGGGGGCATGTCCCTAAGCTTAGGAGAAGTAGGTCCTTAGTTGGGCCCAGAGGAATATGGTCGTACAGGAGCTTGACTTATGGAGAAGGGACAGACCAGTCTTCCCCTCTAGTGCTTCTGGCCACTTGTAGCAGTTCTTTGAGGGTGAGGCTTCCTGCCCACCTGTACTGTGGGGCACTTTGTATTAGAAAGAGCCCTTCTGCAGAATCCCAGTTGCACCGCCTGGGCTTGCTTTATTTACACAGGCTGTCTTGTCTTTCATTCACTAACCGCTATcttgaaatgaaagacaaagtgCTCTTCgttttcttgctgttttttaagataatttcacTGAACAATGAAGTCCTCCTCCCtgtccacccctcaccccactttTGCATGTCTTTTTAACCTGTGAGTGTCAgtctgttttctttgtcctgGGAAATTGACTTCTATCGGGAATGACGACTCTACTTCCTTGTGTGTAGAGCTGAACTTGTAGAGGAAGCAGAATAGTGTGTTTGTGAGAGTAGAATCTAAGGGGGAAGCATGAATGCCAAAGGGGAAGTAAGCTTTGTGGTCTAAGACTCGGGGTACCTAGAGTTGGATGTCCACAAATGAGAACCACTGGTTAGGGTTGCTCCTTCAGTGATTGAGTTATTAGGAAGAAGTTGTGGGGAGTGGCTGTCAGGTTTTCTCAAAACTGGAGGGAGAGCTAGCTAACTAGGAGTCAGGACTTTTAGGTTTAACTCTCTCCTTTGACTCCAGTATCAGTATGTGCCTTTGGCAAGTCTCTGCCACTCTGCTTCAGTCTCCCCATCGTTAAAATGggggataataatactttacctaacagggttgttgtgaggctGATTTAATCTTTGTAATTGAAGGTCCTCAGGTGGAGAATGCTCTTACAGGGcgaagtattattattattattgctatcatCGTCATCATTAGTAATAATATCATCATCATGTTATTCTTATTAAAGACTAGTAACGAGCCCAGTGATGGTGTTCAGCAGGCAAACTATTTGGGAATCTTTTTCCCATGCATTCACAGAGAATGTTGTGGGTGGAGCTGGCTTAAACTAACTAAGTGCCAGTTTTTTACTGGGAACACTGCCACAGGAGTTGGTCCGTAATCAGATGGCTGGCTGTGACTCATCCGTAGCCACCAACAGTTACTAGCCAGTCGTGGCCGCAGTTGCTTGCCTTAGCAGTCCGGAGTTAGCATTGTTTTTCTCTAGGCAGATTTCCCCGTTCATTCTGGGAGAGAATAGTGTCTGCCCTCCAGCCAGACACAGTTCAGTCTGGGGAAATCCACACTTTCTAGGACTCTTACGTTCAAGGTTCCCAAATGCCCTCCACCCCCCATTCCCCTCAAAAGCAAGCTTTCACCTAGataggaaagggaaagaggtATTTTACAACTCTCCCCTCTCCACTGTTCTCCCTCTCTAATACCCTGAGGCGGTTCTTCCTGACTTTTGTAGAAACGTGAACAAGTCCTTATAGAGTCTAGGAGAGCCCGTGGGCTTTTTGCCTTAGTCTGCTGCTCACTGCTTTATCAAGAGATCTGCCTAGCACTCCAGCCCTGCAGCTACAGGGACCAGAAACCCTCCTTGAGTCCCAGATGCTACTTTCCCTCgcgtctccctctctttcctctcccaatGTGCCCACCTTTTGCACTTCCACTAGAATGCCAGGCAGGCTGGGCCCCCAAAGGCTCCTTTTTCAAAACCTCTGGAAGCCGCGGTTGAATGTGCCatgaccctctccctctctggatGGCACCATCATTGAAGCTGGCATCATCGGAGTCTCTTGTTCTGTTGGCGTGCTACCTGGAAGATCCTTCTGTCCTGGACAAGAGGAATTGGAAGagcattttatgttttaagaacAGGCTGACACGCAGCAGCTACAACAACAGCTGAGATCACTTAATAAATGGTGCTAAACTAGCTTGTCTCATGCTCTCGCTCTTTATGGTGCATCAAAGAAGTGGCCTTTCAGACTGACTGTCACCATGTTAAGGAATGGCACAGACTTCTCCATGGAGGGCCATCTGGGGAATGCAGCCTCGTTTCCATAAGCCCATTGTAGTGTCACATGGTATTTTGTTCCAGTTCTGCTGAGGTCTGACATAATGAGGTGACATCTCGCTCTCAAAATGAGACCCCATTTTCTGGTACTTGAATTGTAGTTCCCATCTGGTCACGCTGATGACCAGACCAGAGGGATTTCTGATTAGAATTCAGCTTGATCGTCTGTTAAGGTTGGAAAGGGGGATCCTTGGCCTTTGCTTCGCTGACTTTGTTTGCCTTTACTTCAAAGAACTCTTGCTTGGAGGTAAAGCCCTGCTTCCgtctgtgtgtggctgtgtgtatGTAGTTTCCTCGCTTTGTGTTAACAGGGTTTTCTCACTGTGCCAGAGCTGCCCAAGCCACAAGCTCTCTGCTGGccttctcccttctgttttccaTTTAGAGCCAAATCGTCTTCCTCTTCGAGCTAGTCCTGCTTGCAAGGTTTCAGGGTTCTagcccttccctttctcctggtCCCCAGGTTATTGTGCATCCGGATCTGGGGTGGGGAAATGCCTTCATCCTGTCAGCGTTTGCTCCTTAGGATATCTGACTGTAGCACATACCAGCCCCTCAGGTGCTTTGTGCCTTGGCTTGTATGTGCTGCAGCACGGCCTTCAGGCCCCTGACCTGCACGTAGGATTTCAGCAGGCCTCATGTTACTTTTAAGTTTTCTTAGGAGCTACTacccaaaccaaaaataaacaatttttgcAGAACTTTAGGTCAGGTTGCCTGATAGCATCTTGAAGGTGTCTGTGGGTGTAATGtggagttttccaaagtggctcttcCATTTTGGCAGCAACACCCTGCGCTTCTACTGTCCTGATTGACCACCAGGCTGCATGTGGCCTGGGATCTCACAGAACACACGGTGGGACTGGCATTTAACATTCTGGAGGTGTTTGTGTGATTGTTTCTCTGCTTATTGCATATCCACAATTGGTTGAAGTACCTGGAAAATGGGAGATTTGTTGGCATATGGAAATG contains:
- the EIF4E2 gene encoding eukaryotic translation initiation factor 4E type 2 isoform X1; protein product: MNNKFDALKDDDSGDHDQNEENSTQKDGEKEKTERDKSQGSSKRKAVVPGPAEHPLQYNYTFWYSRRTPGRPTSSQSYEQNIKQIGTFASVEQFWRFYSHMVRPGDLTGHSDFHLFKEGIKPMWEDDANKNGGKWIIRLRKGLASRCWENLILAMLGEQFMVGEEICGAVVSVRFQEDIISIWNKTASDQATTARIRDTLRRVLNLPPNTIMEYKTHTDSIKYVLGVLGGHVPKLRRSRSLVGPRGIWSYRSLTYGEGTDQSSPLVLLATCSSSLRVRLPAHLYCGALCIRKSPSAESQLHRLGLLYLHRLSCLSFTNRYLEMKDKVLFVFLLFFKIISLNNEVLLPVHPSPHFCMSF
- the EIF4E2 gene encoding eukaryotic translation initiation factor 4E type 2 isoform X4 produces the protein MNNKFDALKDDDSGDHDQNEENSTQKDGEKEKTERDKSQGSSKRKAVVPGPAEHPLQYNYTFWYSRRTPGRPTSSQSYEQNIKQIGTFASVEQFWRFYSHMVRPGDLTGHSDFHLFKEGIKPMWEDDANKNGGKWIIRLRKGLASRCWENLILAMLGEQFMVGEEICGAVVSVRFQEDIISIWNKTASDQATTARIRDTLRRVLNLPPNTIMEYKTHTDSIKDNSSFRNTKITL
- the EIF4E2 gene encoding eukaryotic translation initiation factor 4E type 2 isoform X2, whose translation is MNNKFDALKDDDSGDHDQNEENSTQKDGEKEKTERDKSQGSSKRKAVVPGPAEHPLQYNYTFWYSRRTPGRPTSSQSYEQNIKQIGTFASVEQFWRFYSHMVRPGDLTGHSDFHLFKEGIKPMWEDDANKNGGKWIIRLRKGLASRCWENLILAMLGEQFMVGEEICGAVVSVRFQEDIISIWNKTASDQATTARIRDTLRRVLNLPPNTIMEYKTHTDSIKMPGRLGPQRLLFQNLWKPRLNVP
- the EIF4E2 gene encoding eukaryotic translation initiation factor 4E type 2 isoform X3, which codes for MNNKFDALKDDDSGDHDQNEENSTQKDGEKEKTERDKSQGSSKRKAVVPGPAEHPLQYNYTFWYSRRTPGRPTSSQSYEQNIKQIGTFASVEQFWRFYSHMVRPGDLTGHSDFHLFKEGIKPMWEDDANKNGGKWIIRLRKGLASRCWENLILAMLGEQFMVGEEICGAVVSVRFQEDIISIWNKTASDQATTARIRDTLRRVLNLPPNTIMEYKTHTDSIKAWEEFHGLVNSSGR